In Erwinia sp. SLM-02, one genomic interval encodes:
- the cutD gene encoding choline TMA-lyase-activating enzyme, with product MVTTKELTGRIFNIQKYSIYDGDGIRTLIFFKGCNIRCPWCSNPEGLNSNFQVMYSHDKCIDCGDCVSVCPSGTHYRANINGHMKHMINREADCSGCRKCAEICTRNAIEIVGKDYTVSELMDVIMQDYFFYTSSGGGVTIGGGEMSLQTDFAVALFSECKKVMINTAVETQGTTPLENYKKLAAVTDTFLFDLKEMDSANHKALFGMGNERVKRNLEWLVDSGSTVVIRIPLVRGYNDSEESVVSAINYVKDLSRRGNIRRIDILPYHQLGKNKYQKLDMIYPMNDDPTFTHEELNHMESRFKNFDFDIRLVRH from the coding sequence ATGGTCACCACAAAGGAACTAACCGGGCGGATCTTCAACATCCAGAAATATTCGATTTACGATGGAGACGGTATTCGTACGCTGATTTTTTTCAAAGGCTGTAATATCCGCTGCCCATGGTGCTCAAACCCGGAAGGTCTGAACAGCAATTTTCAGGTTATGTACTCTCATGACAAGTGCATAGACTGTGGGGACTGCGTCAGCGTGTGCCCTTCCGGCACCCACTATCGGGCAAATATTAATGGTCATATGAAGCATATGATCAACAGGGAAGCCGACTGCAGCGGCTGTCGAAAATGCGCTGAAATCTGCACCCGTAATGCCATCGAAATCGTTGGCAAAGATTATACCGTCAGTGAACTGATGGATGTCATCATGCAGGACTACTTTTTCTACACCTCCTCGGGCGGAGGCGTCACTATCGGCGGTGGCGAGATGAGCCTGCAAACGGATTTCGCCGTGGCGCTATTTAGCGAATGCAAAAAGGTGATGATCAATACGGCGGTAGAAACGCAGGGAACCACGCCGCTGGAGAATTACAAAAAGCTGGCAGCCGTTACGGACACGTTTTTATTCGACCTGAAAGAGATGGACAGTGCCAACCATAAGGCGCTGTTCGGCATGGGCAACGAGCGCGTTAAGCGAAATCTGGAATGGCTGGTTGATTCAGGATCGACGGTGGTCATCCGCATTCCTTTGGTACGCGGATATAATGACTCTGAAGAATCAGTGGTCTCCGCAATTAATTACGTTAAGGATCTTTCTCGTCGAGGGAACATTCGAAGAATCGATATTCTCCCCTATCATCAGCTGGGGAAAAACAAATATCAAAAACTAGACATGATATATCCGATGAACGATGACCCAACCTTTACCCATGAAGAATTAAACCATATGGAATCCAGATTTAAAAACTTTGATTTTGATATTCGTTTAGTCA